One Pontibacter deserti genomic region harbors:
- a CDS encoding gliding motility-associated C-terminal domain-containing protein, with amino-acid sequence MRILLPLLLTILFFGFSPSAALSQQCQEPEVTLPAAQRYCGPTTISFSATNPNHQPVYTANPGGTITKYSWVLNGYEVSTAAYPSINFPTPGTHTISITVTKSCGETATASQQITIDKIPTAPAVESIAVCTGSNATLWVSNPDPNLLYKWYDSNGVLLVWGTSYTKTNVTNTTVYIEALTNTGCTSPRTMATITVSSTNGNATLLNGDQQICAGTVPAMITGNAPQNMTFQWLQSTTNATSGYSPIASAKDKDYTPPALYQTTWFKRIAYNGGCGEETNPVKITVTPMPATPIVSDALVCYGTRATFTVTNNDGNTVYKWYATATSTTLLGTGPTFVTPSPVTGPVSYFVEATTTASTNCFVSSRVEVKANSTPTITNNTISADQAMCTGGKPEPLTGSTPAGGGGGYIYQWQRSTNGSTFTDIPGANAVNYAPASLTTTTWFRRRVKAASTCPETYSNTVLITVTPMPASIDIVEPMICYGSPATMVVTNPDPGFTYSWYDVEVGGTVLATGTSYTTVPLTTSKTYYVEATATSGCYTTRRSVDVTVTALPPAPTAANAIVCEGNSATLAVNPTDATIFYRWYDSNQNLLATGINYNTGPLTADAVFYVEAVTKASPGCASPQTMVQVTVTPAITNNTLTADQAICSGATPAALQGTLPAGGGGGFTYQWAFSEDGSLFQNITGATGKDYAPGALTKTTWFRRTVTASGKCAPSVSNAVKITVNPLPAQPVAQNQNICTGTGTTLQVTSPDANLTYKWYATATGGTALATGTSYNTGILTSNKTYYVEAVSGSGCISTARGMVTVTVTPLPAIPEADNAAICAGSTATLKVLAADANLVYRWYDAETDGTLLATGTNYTTDILSANTTFYLEAATAGGCTSPDRKAVYVTVTPLPAIPDVDNTTVCSGDAAVLFVKNPDPTATYNWYSGGTLLSSGVTFTTDILGSSTTFYVEAVANSSTACTSPARRTVIVTVTPNISNNTIYANQTICSGGTPNTLTGTTPSGGNGTYTYQWERSEDGVNFSSIAGANNASFAPGSLTISTWFRRKVKSSAGSCPEHVSNVIKVTVSPLPVTPAAASITICSGETAKLNITSPDASLTYKWYTSSTGVNPLGVGPSLTTETLTATTTYYVDATSSAGCVSGRRAVTVTVKPQPATPQASDRTICSGQTTTLSVTAPDPTLTYRWYNVNGDLLTTGTTYTTEILTNSTTFFVEASTVTSPVCTSSRKAVVVTVSPIPTTPVASDAAICTGTSTNLTVQSPDVNLIYNWYTSPTGGSAIATGVTFNTGNLTSNRVYYLEAATTAGCVSTRAQVTVTVTPLPATPTAESIAICAGAPATLAVKDPDANLTYRWYTAASGGTLLATGNTYAINSVNGTVTYYVEAVTTGGCASASRGAVTVQVTSLPATPDADNAIICAGDNATLWVKNPEPGLIYRWYESGILVATGISYTTEILGYSATYQLEAVINTITACASPSRRTVSVTVTTPITNNTISANQTICSGSTPAQITGTLPAANGSDFAYQWERSENGTNFTAIANATSQNYSPAALTATTWYRRRVKTASGTCPEHYSNVVQVTVAPIPVTPLADSKTICEGSTTTLKVNTPDATLTYRWYNVATGGSSLATGDSFTTGILSSSVTYYVEAVSANGCSSARKAVAVTVTPTPALPLAEDQTICAGQQATLAVTSPTLSYTYRWYDSGGALLATGTTYTTGVLNSNAIYYVEVTTGGTPACTSGRKAVAVNVTPLPTVPVVNNVTVCSGSPATLTVSTVAPDVTYNWYTVATGGTPVRTGSSYTTNALTSNRTFYVEAVSAYGCISSSRRAVSVTVTPQPAMPVASDQTICAGERVTFTVSSPDATLIYRWYDKNGAPLATGTSYQPADLLYANTTFYVEAATQSSPSCVSPREAVNVTVTPLPAAPAADDARICAGSTATLFVKNATPTIVYNWYDDNETLLSTGTTFTTPVLTADAVYYVEAVTTSGCINQARTLVTAFVSQPISNNTVTANQTICSASVPAKLIGSSAMSGSGTVTYQWESSEDGINYNIIPGATGRDYQPPVTYVTTWFRRVAFVPTGTCPEQKSNIVKVTTIAAPITPQANNITACAGAKATLAVSAPELGYTYRWFSVATGGNSLASGIMYTIDGVQAETTYYVEAVNGSGCVSPRKAVNVFVTPLPSIPQAADKVICSGEHTTLSVNNPDVKLNYRWFDGNGTLVANGSSFQTSKLTQNTVYYVEAYTTTAQACASQRKAVTVSVMQLPTAPEVDNEAICSGTGTTLVVKQASAGLTYKWYSVATGGIALASGTTFETGALTSDRTYFVEAHNGSGCISTRTAVTVKVSQLPATPMAANQAVCAGQTVTLRITQPDAALNYRWYDGAGKLLATGSSHSISGLTASTTYYVEAVTATGCASPTRKAVVVSVAQLPATPAVSNASICSGETVTLFVKNPDPALEYRWYNDAAGTTLIGSGISYTSQEALYSSKSYYIEAVNAAGCISSSRVQANVLVVGKPGLPVADDATVCTGSSATLSVVAPEAELVYKWFDANGTFLHTGTTYTTVPLSSKAIFYVTAFRAIPGTTQYCAGPSEAVTVNISSAISNNTITSGEQTICSGAIPAPLQGSLPSGIGAATPAYQWERSNDGVNYVSIVGAYAQNYAPDALTQDTWFRRRVRVAGPCGESISSAVKITVSPLPATPLADNITICEGSTATLRIKNPATGASSITYRWFYTASGGTAIGSGITFTTQPLRTSTTYYVEAVNATNCASSTRRAVTITVNQLITDNTISTAQTICSGSIPAALTGSVAFETSEPYNYQWQQSTDGGNFTNISGATGQHYAPTEALTRTTWYRRVVRSSGPCADHISNAVKMEVVPLPTVPGIASVSICPGASATLQATGVAAGTRLEWYDAPQGGTYLAEGTTYRATPSVTTSYWVQAVNSNNCESAARQEVKIIVTAPQARISGDVTIMQGKSTKLVASGGATYSWSPATGLTDPTAASPLANPDVTTTYTVTITTPEGCTATASVTVTVVPAIVPMNAMTPNGDGINDVFYVEHLDKYPDCRVEIFTRWGEKIFESKGYDEPWNGTRNGKQLPLGAYYYIIHLSKDEAPISGSITIIK; translated from the coding sequence TAAACGGAGATCAGCAGATCTGTGCCGGCACAGTTCCTGCCATGATAACAGGGAACGCACCACAAAACATGACATTCCAGTGGCTGCAAAGCACCACGAACGCCACCAGCGGTTATAGCCCGATCGCATCAGCAAAAGACAAAGATTATACTCCACCAGCACTTTACCAGACCACCTGGTTTAAAAGAATAGCCTACAATGGCGGTTGTGGCGAAGAAACGAACCCGGTAAAAATTACGGTAACACCAATGCCAGCTACGCCTATAGTTTCTGATGCATTGGTTTGCTATGGCACACGTGCTACTTTTACTGTTACTAACAACGATGGCAACACAGTTTATAAATGGTATGCCACAGCAACGAGCACTACGCTACTGGGCACAGGTCCGACGTTTGTAACACCAAGCCCGGTAACTGGCCCTGTTTCTTATTTCGTAGAAGCAACCACTACTGCATCTACTAATTGCTTTGTCTCCTCCCGAGTTGAAGTTAAAGCCAATTCTACTCCAACTATAACCAATAATACTATCAGTGCCGATCAGGCCATGTGTACGGGTGGCAAACCTGAACCACTTACTGGATCAACCCCGGCAGGTGGCGGTGGCGGCTACATTTACCAATGGCAGCGCAGCACCAACGGCAGCACCTTTACCGATATACCTGGAGCTAATGCCGTAAACTATGCCCCGGCATCACTTACAACAACTACCTGGTTCCGCCGCAGAGTAAAAGCAGCCAGCACCTGCCCCGAAACATATAGTAATACTGTTCTGATAACTGTAACGCCGATGCCGGCTTCTATTGATATAGTAGAGCCGATGATATGTTATGGTTCGCCTGCTACCATGGTGGTTACAAATCCGGACCCTGGCTTTACTTATAGCTGGTACGATGTAGAAGTTGGTGGAACTGTGCTGGCAACCGGTACTTCTTATACTACAGTACCCCTTACAACCAGTAAAACTTATTATGTTGAGGCTACCGCAACTTCAGGTTGTTATACTACACGTCGCTCCGTAGATGTAACGGTTACAGCATTACCTCCTGCCCCTACTGCAGCAAATGCTATAGTTTGCGAAGGCAACAGTGCTACTCTGGCAGTTAACCCAACTGATGCTACTATTTTCTACAGATGGTACGATAGTAACCAAAACCTACTGGCAACAGGTATAAATTATAACACAGGCCCACTTACAGCAGATGCTGTTTTCTATGTAGAAGCCGTAACGAAAGCATCCCCTGGTTGTGCCAGCCCGCAGACAATGGTGCAGGTAACAGTTACCCCGGCTATAACAAACAATACGCTAACCGCAGATCAGGCTATTTGTAGTGGCGCTACCCCGGCTGCATTACAAGGTACGCTACCTGCAGGTGGCGGCGGAGGCTTTACTTACCAGTGGGCTTTCTCTGAGGATGGCAGCCTTTTCCAGAATATAACAGGTGCAACAGGTAAAGATTATGCACCGGGTGCACTAACAAAAACCACCTGGTTCCGCAGAACAGTTACAGCTTCCGGAAAATGTGCTCCTTCTGTTAGCAATGCTGTTAAGATTACTGTAAATCCATTGCCTGCCCAGCCTGTCGCTCAGAATCAGAACATTTGTACCGGCACAGGAACTACATTACAGGTTACTTCACCGGATGCAAACCTTACCTATAAATGGTATGCCACTGCAACAGGAGGAACAGCACTGGCAACAGGCACCAGTTATAATACAGGTATCCTGACATCAAACAAAACATACTACGTAGAGGCAGTTTCAGGGTCGGGATGTATAAGCACAGCGCGCGGTATGGTTACGGTAACTGTAACCCCACTACCAGCCATACCTGAAGCTGACAATGCTGCTATCTGTGCCGGAAGTACAGCAACGTTAAAAGTACTGGCAGCAGATGCAAACCTGGTATACCGCTGGTATGATGCTGAAACAGATGGCACTTTGCTAGCCACAGGCACCAACTATACCACCGACATATTATCAGCAAACACTACTTTTTACCTGGAGGCGGCCACAGCAGGCGGTTGTACCAGCCCCGATAGAAAAGCAGTGTATGTAACAGTAACTCCATTGCCAGCTATACCTGATGTAGATAATACTACTGTCTGTTCGGGTGATGCTGCAGTATTGTTTGTTAAAAACCCTGACCCTACGGCTACTTACAATTGGTACTCAGGTGGCACATTGCTTTCTTCAGGCGTTACTTTTACAACAGATATCCTGGGTAGCAGCACTACTTTTTATGTTGAAGCAGTGGCTAACTCCAGTACTGCCTGCACAAGCCCGGCCCGCAGAACAGTAATTGTAACTGTAACTCCAAACATCAGCAATAATACTATCTATGCAAACCAGACCATTTGCAGCGGCGGCACACCAAACACTTTAACTGGTACTACGCCATCAGGTGGAAACGGAACCTATACTTACCAATGGGAACGCAGCGAAGACGGCGTTAACTTCTCAAGTATAGCCGGCGCCAATAATGCATCTTTCGCGCCCGGTTCGCTTACCATCAGCACCTGGTTCAGAAGAAAAGTAAAATCGTCGGCAGGCTCTTGTCCTGAACATGTAAGCAATGTTATAAAAGTTACTGTTTCTCCGCTTCCGGTTACGCCTGCTGCAGCAAGTATAACTATATGCTCCGGCGAAACTGCTAAGCTTAACATTACCTCCCCCGATGCATCTTTAACTTACAAGTGGTATACTTCTTCAACAGGAGTAAACCCGCTTGGAGTAGGCCCATCATTAACTACTGAAACACTTACAGCAACTACCACTTATTATGTTGATGCTACCAGCTCGGCTGGTTGCGTTAGTGGCAGAAGAGCAGTTACGGTTACGGTTAAACCACAACCGGCTACACCTCAGGCTTCTGACCGAACTATATGTTCCGGCCAGACTACTACCCTTTCGGTTACAGCGCCGGATCCTACGTTAACATATCGCTGGTATAATGTTAACGGTGACCTTCTTACAACCGGAACAACGTATACTACTGAAATTTTAACTAACAGCACCACCTTCTTTGTTGAGGCATCAACTGTAACAAGTCCTGTCTGCACCAGTTCGCGCAAAGCTGTAGTAGTAACTGTTAGCCCGATCCCGACTACTCCGGTTGCTTCGGATGCCGCCATCTGCACAGGCACGTCAACGAACTTAACTGTGCAATCGCCTGATGTGAACTTAATCTACAACTGGTATACTTCGCCAACAGGAGGTTCTGCCATTGCAACGGGCGTTACATTTAATACGGGCAACCTTACTTCTAACAGAGTATATTATCTGGAAGCAGCTACAACAGCAGGTTGCGTAAGTACAAGAGCTCAGGTTACTGTAACCGTAACACCGCTACCAGCTACACCAACTGCTGAAAGTATAGCTATTTGTGCGGGTGCTCCTGCTACCCTGGCTGTTAAAGATCCGGATGCAAACTTAACTTACAGATGGTATACAGCTGCTTCAGGCGGAACATTACTGGCTACAGGTAATACTTATGCAATCAACTCTGTTAATGGCACAGTTACTTATTATGTAGAAGCAGTTACAACCGGCGGTTGCGCCAGTGCGTCTCGTGGTGCAGTTACAGTACAGGTTACATCACTTCCGGCTACTCCGGATGCTGACAATGCAATTATCTGCGCCGGCGACAACGCTACCCTTTGGGTGAAAAACCCTGAACCAGGCCTGATCTACCGCTGGTATGAAAGCGGCATTTTAGTAGCAACCGGTATCTCTTACACAACTGAAATCCTAGGCTACAGTGCTACTTATCAACTGGAAGCTGTTATAAACACGATAACTGCCTGCGCAAGTCCGTCCCGCAGAACAGTATCTGTAACTGTAACAACCCCGATCACAAACAATACGATCTCAGCAAACCAGACCATTTGCAGCGGTAGCACACCAGCCCAGATTACAGGAACACTACCAGCAGCTAACGGCAGCGACTTTGCTTACCAGTGGGAACGCAGCGAGAATGGCACAAACTTTACGGCCATCGCAAATGCTACAAGCCAGAACTATTCGCCAGCCGCTCTTACTGCTACAACCTGGTACCGAAGAAGAGTAAAAACAGCCAGTGGTACTTGTCCGGAGCATTATAGTAACGTGGTACAGGTTACCGTAGCACCAATACCTGTAACGCCACTTGCTGACAGCAAAACAATATGCGAAGGCAGCACTACTACACTTAAAGTAAACACACCGGATGCTACACTTACCTATCGCTGGTACAATGTTGCTACCGGCGGCAGCAGCCTGGCTACCGGCGACTCTTTCACTACAGGTATACTTAGCAGCTCCGTTACTTATTATGTAGAAGCTGTAAGTGCAAACGGATGCTCCAGTGCCCGTAAAGCTGTAGCTGTAACCGTTACACCAACACCAGCCCTGCCACTTGCCGAAGACCAGACGATTTGTGCAGGACAGCAGGCTACACTAGCTGTAACATCTCCTACACTCAGCTATACTTACCGCTGGTATGATTCGGGTGGTGCGCTACTGGCAACAGGTACTACTTATACTACAGGTGTACTTAACAGCAATGCCATATATTATGTTGAGGTAACTACAGGCGGAACGCCAGCTTGTACGAGCGGTCGTAAGGCAGTAGCAGTAAATGTAACGCCACTGCCAACTGTTCCGGTAGTAAATAACGTTACTGTTTGCTCCGGGTCTCCTGCTACTTTAACTGTTAGCACTGTAGCACCAGATGTTACTTATAACTGGTATACTGTAGCAACAGGCGGAACGCCAGTTAGAACCGGATCCAGCTATACTACTAACGCGCTTACTTCTAACAGAACATTTTATGTAGAAGCTGTTTCGGCATATGGTTGCATCAGCTCATCACGCCGGGCAGTATCTGTTACGGTTACGCCACAACCGGCAATGCCTGTCGCTTCTGATCAAACGATTTGTGCCGGCGAGCGAGTAACGTTTACTGTTTCGTCACCTGATGCCACCCTGATTTACCGTTGGTATGACAAGAATGGAGCACCGCTGGCAACCGGAACCAGTTACCAGCCAGCTGACCTTCTGTATGCAAACACAACATTTTATGTTGAAGCCGCCACTCAGTCATCGCCAAGCTGTGTCAGCCCTCGCGAAGCTGTTAATGTAACAGTTACACCGCTGCCAGCCGCTCCGGCGGCTGATGATGCCCGCATTTGTGCGGGAAGTACGGCTACTCTTTTCGTGAAGAATGCAACACCAACTATAGTATACAACTGGTACGATGACAACGAAACACTGCTATCTACCGGCACAACCTTTACTACTCCGGTGCTAACTGCAGATGCTGTTTATTATGTAGAGGCAGTCACCACATCAGGATGTATAAACCAGGCGCGTACGCTGGTTACTGCATTTGTTTCTCAGCCTATTTCCAACAACACTGTTACAGCAAACCAGACTATCTGCAGCGCATCTGTACCGGCAAAACTTATAGGTTCATCGGCCATGAGCGGTAGCGGAACAGTTACTTACCAGTGGGAAAGCAGCGAAGACGGCATCAACTACAATATTATACCGGGTGCTACCGGCAGAGATTACCAGCCACCTGTTACGTATGTAACTACCTGGTTCAGAAGAGTGGCGTTTGTGCCTACAGGTACCTGCCCTGAGCAGAAAAGCAACATAGTAAAAGTCACAACCATTGCTGCCCCTATAACTCCACAAGCCAATAACATTACAGCTTGTGCCGGTGCAAAGGCAACCCTGGCTGTATCGGCTCCTGAGCTAGGTTATACTTACCGTTGGTTCAGTGTGGCTACAGGGGGTAACAGCCTTGCAAGTGGCATCATGTATACCATAGATGGCGTTCAGGCTGAAACTACTTACTATGTAGAAGCAGTGAATGGAAGCGGTTGCGTTAGCCCACGAAAAGCTGTAAATGTTTTTGTAACGCCACTTCCATCCATACCACAGGCAGCAGACAAAGTGATCTGCTCCGGCGAGCACACAACCCTATCGGTTAATAACCCGGATGTAAAACTGAACTACAGATGGTTTGACGGAAACGGAACGCTGGTAGCCAATGGCTCATCTTTCCAGACCAGCAAATTAACTCAGAACACTGTTTATTATGTAGAGGCTTATACTACCACTGCTCAGGCTTGCGCCAGCCAGCGCAAAGCGGTAACAGTAAGTGTAATGCAACTGCCGACAGCTCCTGAGGTAGACAACGAGGCCATCTGCTCCGGTACCGGCACTACCTTGGTTGTGAAACAGGCAAGCGCTGGCTTAACCTATAAATGGTACAGCGTAGCAACAGGCGGCATAGCACTTGCATCAGGAACAACTTTCGAGACAGGCGCTTTAACATCAGACAGAACATACTTTGTTGAAGCTCATAATGGTTCAGGCTGTATAAGTACCAGAACTGCTGTTACTGTTAAGGTTTCGCAGTTACCAGCTACGCCAATGGCAGCTAACCAGGCAGTCTGTGCCGGCCAGACAGTAACATTGCGCATAACACAGCCTGATGCTGCTTTGAACTACAGATGGTATGATGGAGCAGGTAAATTGCTGGCAACCGGCAGCAGCCACTCTATCAGTGGGCTTACAGCCAGCACCACGTATTATGTAGAAGCAGTAACAGCTACAGGTTGTGCAAGCCCTACACGCAAAGCGGTGGTGGTAAGTGTAGCGCAGTTACCGGCTACACCGGCTGTTTCCAATGCTTCAATCTGCTCCGGCGAAACCGTAACACTGTTTGTTAAAAATCCTGACCCTGCACTGGAGTACAGATGGTATAACGATGCCGCCGGTACTACACTGATAGGTTCCGGTATTTCCTATACTTCACAGGAAGCGCTGTACTCAAGCAAATCTTACTACATCGAAGCCGTAAACGCAGCAGGTTGTATCAGTAGCAGCAGAGTACAGGCCAACGTACTGGTAGTAGGCAAACCAGGCCTTCCGGTAGCTGATGATGCTACAGTTTGTACTGGCAGCAGTGCTACCTTATCAGTTGTTGCACCTGAGGCTGAACTAGTGTACAAATGGTTTGATGCCAATGGCACATTCCTGCACACCGGCACTACTTACACTACTGTTCCATTGTCATCTAAGGCTATATTCTATGTAACGGCTTTCAGAGCTATACCTGGCACAACACAATACTGTGCAGGTCCATCAGAAGCAGTAACTGTGAATATTTCTTCTGCGATATCCAATAACACCATTACCTCAGGTGAGCAAACAATTTGCAGCGGCGCCATACCAGCACCATTACAAGGTTCATTGCCTTCAGGTATAGGTGCAGCCACACCAGCTTACCAGTGGGAACGCTCTAACGATGGTGTAAACTATGTAAGTATAGTTGGAGCTTATGCGCAGAACTATGCACCGGATGCACTAACGCAGGATACCTGGTTCAGAAGAAGAGTAAGAGTGGCCGGACCATGCGGCGAAAGTATAAGCAGCGCAGTAAAAATTACAGTATCTCCACTGCCAGCTACGCCACTAGCCGATAATATTACGATTTGCGAAGGCAGCACTGCTACGCTTCGTATCAAGAATCCCGCTACTGGCGCCAGCAGCATTACTTACCGCTGGTTCTATACTGCTTCCGGCGGAACCGCGATCGGCTCTGGTATCACCTTTACAACACAGCCATTGCGTACCAGCACTACCTATTATGTAGAAGCTGTAAATGCAACTAACTGTGCCAGCAGTACCCGTCGTGCAGTAACTATCACAGTTAATCAGTTAATCACGGATAACACCATCAGTACAGCACAGACGATCTGCAGTGGAAGTATACCGGCTGCCCTCACTGGCTCCGTAGCTTTCGAAACTTCAGAACCTTACAATTACCAGTGGCAGCAAAGCACAGACGGCGGAAACTTTACCAACATTTCCGGTGCTACAGGCCAGCATTACGCTCCAACCGAAGCATTAACCAGAACTACCTGGTACAGACGTGTGGTACGTTCGTCAGGCCCTTGTGCAGACCATATTAGTAATGCCGTAAAGATGGAAGTAGTACCGTTGCCAACTGTGCCAGGTATAGCTTCTGTTTCTATATGCCCTGGAGCAAGTGCTACTTTGCAGGCTACCGGTGTAGCAGCCGGCACAAGGTTGGAATGGTACGATGCACCACAAGGCGGTACTTACCTTGCCGAAGGAACTACTTATAGAGCTACCCCAAGTGTTACTACTTCTTACTGGGTACAGGCCGTGAACAGCAACAACTGCGAAAGCGCAGCGCGCCAGGAAGTAAAAATTATTGTAACAGCACCACAAGCTCGAATTAGTGGCGATGTAACAATTATGCAGGGTAAATCTACGAAGTTGGTTGCCAGTGGCGGTGCAACTTACAGCTGGTCTCCGGCTACTGGTTTAACAGACCCAACTGCCGCTTCTCCACTTGCCAACCCAGATGTAACCACTACTTACACTGTAACCATCACAACTCCGGAAGGTTGTACAGCTACTGCTTCAGTAACGGTAACTGTTGTACCGGCCATTGTTCCGATGAACGCTATGACTCCAAACGGTGATGGCATTAACGATGTGTTTTATGTGGAGCACCTGGACAAGTATCCTGATTGCCGAGTGGAGATATTTACCCGCTGGGGAGAGAAGATCTTCGAAAGCAAAGGTTACGATGAGCCATGGAACGGTACCCGCAATGGCAAACAACTGCCGCTGGGCGCTTACTACTACATCATTCATTTGTCAAAAGACGAAGCACCAATTTCAGGAAGTATAACTATTATTAAGTAA